In Helianthus annuus cultivar XRQ/B chromosome 3, HanXRQr2.0-SUNRISE, whole genome shotgun sequence, a single window of DNA contains:
- the LOC110931680 gene encoding uncharacterized protein LOC110931680 codes for MSSIAREIQPMIESNPDMPIQAIQSQLLQKHQLEISLHKVFRAKRIATMKIYGDYQEQYGLLRSYCDELLKANPGSTIKIAVEPCGNSASPIRQFRRVYFCFASMMKGFKMIGRPLLGVDACSMKGPFPGQILSAVGIDGNNSICPVCYSLVEAETTQTWKWFLQLLRDDLGCTANSCFTFISDRQKRLIPAMLAVFPNVEHRFCLRHIHENMKSKWREDLYKNLLWSAGRKTSIPYFNKAIGRN; via the exons ATGAGTTCGATTGCTAGAGAGATCCAACCTATGATTGAAAGCAATCCAGACATGCCAATTCAAGCAATCCAAAGTCAACTGCTTCAGAAGCATCAACTTGAAATATCACTACATAAGGTCTTCAGAGCCAAGAGGATAGCAACTATGAAGATCTACGGTGATTACCAAGAACAGTATGGTCTGCTAAGGTCATACTGTGATGAACTTCTAAAAGCCAACCCAGGTAGTACAATTAAAATTGCTGTGGAGCCATGTGGGAACTCAGCTAGTCCTATAAGGCAGTTTCGAAGGGTTTATTTTTGTTTTGCCTCTATGATGAAAGGATTTAAGATGATTGGAAGACCATTGCTGGGTGTGGATGCTTGTTCCATGAAAGGTCCATTTCCTGGACAGATCTTGAGTGCTGTTGGTATTGATGGGAACAATAGCATATGTCCAGTTTGTTATTCCCTTGTTGAGGCAGAAACAACACAAACCTGGAAGTGGTTTTTGCAACTATTGAGAGATGACCTAGGGTGTACGGCTAACTCTTGTTTCACCTTCATCAGTGACAGACAAAAG CGTCTGATTCCTGCTATGCTAGCTGTTTTTCCTAATGTTGAGCACAGATTTTGTTTGAGGCACATTCATGAGAACATGAAATCCAAGTGGCGTGAAGATCTTTACAAGAATTTGCTTTGGTCAGCTGGAAGGAAGACATCTATTCCATACTTTAACAAAGCTATTGGAAGAAATTAA